The following are encoded in a window of Nitrososphaerota archaeon genomic DNA:
- a CDS encoding cupredoxin domain-containing protein gives MERKNIRVKKSGFERTLAVLLIIITALPTYGALYWYETNRYPVIGGDGGTKEFYVTAMMWQFYPQNITVNKGDHVIIHLTSMDVQHGFYNVQWNLTAKVFQNQTATIEFTADKAGVFEYYCTYYCGIGHFDMKGYIKVEDRKS, from the coding sequence TTGGAGCGAAAAAACATCCGTGTTAAGAAGAGCGGGTTCGAAAGAACCCTCGCTGTGCTACTGATAATCATCACCGCGTTACCCACCTATGGTGCCCTCTACTGGTATGAAACCAACAGATACCCGGTCATAGGTGGCGACGGCGGCACAAAAGAGTTCTACGTAACCGCGATGATGTGGCAGTTCTACCCTCAGAACATCACCGTAAATAAAGGCGACCACGTCATCATTCACCTAACAAGCATGGATGTTCAACACGGATTCTACAATGTGCAATGGAACCTAACCGCCAAAGTATTCCAAAATCAGACGGCGACTATTGAGTTCACTGCAGATAAAGCCGGCGTCTTTGAGTACTACTGCACATACTACTGCGGAATCGGTCATTTCGACATGAAAGGCTACATCAAGGTCGAAGACAGGAAATCATAG